Proteins encoded in a region of the Marinomonas maritima genome:
- a CDS encoding cysteine hydrolase family protein: MKRTALLVIDPQNDYFEDGLFPLWNTQEILDNILKVITLAQANDMPIIFIQHVADTSQGMSPFFNPGTMGVEIHPQILALAPNATVVVKHFADAFEQTELNAVLSSLKVERLLLCGMMTQNCVTHTAISKAAEECDVKVIGEACTTREEMLHLIALNAISNRVPCVSIKASF; this comes from the coding sequence ATGAAACGCACGGCCTTATTAGTGATTGACCCACAAAACGATTATTTTGAAGATGGGCTTTTTCCTCTGTGGAATACGCAAGAAATTTTGGACAATATTTTGAAGGTGATAACGCTCGCGCAAGCGAATGACATGCCGATTATATTCATTCAACATGTTGCCGATACTTCGCAGGGAATGTCACCATTTTTCAATCCTGGAACAATGGGCGTTGAGATTCATCCGCAAATTCTCGCGTTAGCGCCCAATGCGACCGTTGTCGTGAAGCACTTTGCCGATGCTTTTGAGCAGACGGAACTTAACGCTGTTTTGTCATCGTTAAAGGTAGAGCGATTACTCTTATGCGGCATGATGACGCAAAACTGTGTCACGCATACGGCGATTTCAAAAGCGGCTGAAGAGTGCGATGTAAAAGTGATAGGCGAGGCCTGCACAACTCGGGAAGAAATGCTGCATTTGATTGCTCTAAATGCAATCTCTAACCGTGTGCCGTGTGTTTCAATAAAAGCGTCTTTTTAG
- a CDS encoding YbhB/YbcL family Raf kinase inhibitor-like protein: protein MKAIQILALTASTIVSANSVGFELTSTDIQEGQKMAKTFEFSGFGCDGENVSPQLTWSNIPAGTKSFAITAYDPDAPTGSGWWHWVSFNIPANIASFERGADLQSMGATELASDYGSIGFGGACPPVGHGMHRYQFTVWALPVEKLDLNDKVSAAIAGYTLNSMAIDTAKLTATYNR from the coding sequence ATGAAAGCAATACAAATACTGGCCCTAACAGCAAGTACGATTGTCTCCGCAAACAGCGTTGGTTTTGAACTAACCAGTACAGATATACAAGAAGGCCAAAAGATGGCAAAAACATTTGAATTTTCAGGTTTTGGCTGTGATGGTGAAAACGTATCACCGCAACTAACTTGGTCCAATATTCCAGCGGGCACAAAAAGTTTTGCAATCACGGCATACGATCCTGATGCACCGACAGGCAGTGGTTGGTGGCACTGGGTAAGTTTTAATATTCCCGCTAACATTGCGTCATTTGAGCGTGGTGCAGATCTTCAATCAATGGGCGCTACAGAATTAGCCTCTGATTATGGCAGCATTGGTTTTGGTGGCGCCTGTCCGCCTGTAGGACATGGTATGCATCGCTATCAGTTTACTGTTTGGGCATTACCTGTAGAGAAGCTAGACTTAAACGATAAAGTTTCAGCGGCAATAGCAGGTTACACTTTAAATAGTATGGCCATTGATACGGCCAAACTGACAGCCACCTACAACCGCTAA
- the pssA gene encoding CDP-diacylglycerol--serine O-phosphatidyltransferase — translation MPIKQSFGSLPTFAIDPDQFHVLQSALNFRESLLKAINNATVRIYLVSLYLEDDEAGREVLTAAYEAKQRNPHLDIAICVDWHRAQRGLIGAEKSAGNAAMYQDFAQKYTHSIPVYGVPVRNREVFGVLHLKGFIIDDTVIYSGASLNNIYLHYQDRYRFDRYHVIRHTELANSMTEFICDSMIHHSAVQNLSQTNLPTTKELKPAIRQFRASLAKASYHVEHQFVDHQHVAVTPLVGIGKRQNLLNQQITAMLASAKEDIILCTPYFNFPKVVLREVKRAMKRGVNVKIIVGDKTANDFYLPPDKPVKAIGGLPYLYEMNLRKFFVFNEGYAALGRLSVHLWKHDSNSYHLKGLWVDHRRMLLTGNNVNPRAWALDLENGLLIDDPNKHLDAKFTAEFDNIFEHTQRIASSSELDVLQDYPLKVQKLLKRVIRIRADRLLKRIL, via the coding sequence ATGCCCATCAAACAATCATTCGGTTCATTGCCTACTTTTGCGATTGACCCAGACCAATTTCATGTTCTTCAATCCGCTCTTAATTTTCGTGAATCTCTCCTAAAAGCGATTAACAATGCGACAGTAAGAATCTATTTAGTCTCACTTTATCTTGAAGATGATGAGGCTGGAAGAGAAGTGCTTACGGCAGCCTATGAAGCTAAGCAGCGTAACCCTCATTTAGATATTGCCATTTGTGTGGACTGGCATCGAGCTCAGCGTGGCTTGATTGGCGCGGAAAAAAGCGCAGGCAATGCCGCTATGTATCAAGATTTTGCCCAAAAATACACTCATTCGATTCCTGTTTATGGGGTTCCTGTCCGTAACCGTGAAGTCTTTGGTGTGCTGCATTTGAAGGGATTTATCATCGACGATACAGTGATTTACAGCGGCGCCAGTTTAAACAATATTTATCTTCATTATCAGGATCGCTATCGGTTCGATCGTTACCATGTTATTAGGCATACCGAACTGGCTAACAGCATGACTGAATTTATATGCGACAGTATGATCCACCATTCTGCCGTACAGAATTTGTCTCAGACGAATCTCCCTACGACAAAAGAATTAAAACCCGCCATTCGACAGTTTCGAGCGTCATTGGCCAAAGCGTCTTATCATGTTGAACATCAGTTTGTTGATCACCAGCATGTGGCGGTGACGCCTTTGGTTGGCATTGGTAAACGACAAAATCTTCTTAACCAACAAATTACGGCCATGTTGGCATCGGCAAAAGAAGACATCATATTGTGTACGCCTTACTTCAATTTTCCTAAAGTGGTGTTAAGAGAAGTGAAGCGAGCGATGAAGCGCGGCGTTAACGTCAAAATTATTGTGGGTGACAAAACGGCGAATGATTTTTACCTTCCACCTGATAAGCCGGTAAAGGCGATTGGTGGTTTGCCTTATTTGTATGAAATGAACCTACGTAAGTTTTTTGTGTTTAATGAAGGTTACGCCGCTTTAGGTCGATTATCGGTGCACTTATGGAAACACGATAGCAACAGTTATCACTTGAAAGGGCTGTGGGTAGACCATCGTAGGATGCTGTTAACCGGAAATAATGTGAATCCAAGAGCATGGGCACTGGATTTAGAAAATGGCTTGTTGATTGATGATCCAAATAAACACTTAGACGCCAAATTTACAGCCGAGTTTGATAACATTTTTGAGCATACACAACGTATTGCTTCTTCTAGCGAGCTTGACGTATTGCAAGATTATCCTTTAAAGGTTCAGAAATTATTAAAAAGAGTGATACGAATTAGAGCGGATCGATTACTAAAACGGATTTTATAA
- a CDS encoding helix-turn-helix transcriptional regulator, translating to MANAIQINRMYNRHTQRLRNVAIHSPSIFWIQSGHKQLFWQDSELTLNSSNLLLTRAHQTLTFENKPERSRFATIQFSFNLVPPETMLTLSVTIENSTYFPLYNPSKSLFKTLDVFSKLHWDELSDNTQELWLYGFYQQLAEEGRLHHLFSSHTTSFSQKLSEYLTQEPGQDYQLNEVADYFSISRATLIRRLKKENTQFREILTQVRMNHALNLMQQGNSQQVDIALRCGYQSQERFSQRFNQRFGISPKQYFKTLVK from the coding sequence ATGGCAAACGCAATTCAGATTAACCGCATGTATAATCGGCACACTCAACGATTACGTAACGTTGCCATTCATTCCCCTAGTATTTTTTGGATTCAATCTGGACATAAACAATTGTTTTGGCAAGACAGTGAATTGACACTGAATTCATCAAATTTATTACTGACTCGCGCACATCAAACACTTACATTTGAAAATAAACCGGAGCGATCACGATTTGCAACCATACAGTTTAGCTTCAACTTAGTGCCCCCTGAAACAATGCTAACGTTAAGTGTCACCATTGAAAACAGCACTTACTTTCCGCTTTATAACCCATCAAAAAGTCTCTTTAAAACCCTAGACGTTTTTTCAAAGCTCCATTGGGACGAACTAAGCGACAACACTCAAGAACTTTGGCTTTATGGGTTCTATCAACAGCTGGCTGAAGAAGGAAGGCTACACCACCTCTTCTCAAGCCACACAACATCTTTTAGTCAAAAGCTCAGTGAATACTTAACCCAAGAGCCGGGACAGGATTATCAATTAAATGAGGTAGCAGACTACTTCTCCATCAGTAGGGCAACGCTCATTCGCCGTTTGAAAAAAGAAAACACACAATTCAGAGAAATTTTGACTCAGGTAAGAATGAATCATGCGCTCAACCTGATGCAACAAGGAAATAGCCAGCAAGTAGACATAGCGCTACGGTGCGGCTATCAATCGCAAGAGCGATTTAGCCAACGCTTTAACCAACGATTTGGCATTAGCCCAAAACAATATTTCAAAACATTAGTGAAATAG